In a genomic window of Agrobacterium tumefaciens:
- a CDS encoding GDSL-type esterase/lipase family protein gives MYDFPANIGTSRHENDIIAVLARIQRIGLPDNPIAFYGSSSFRIWSSITEDLGSLEIVNLGFGGGTYLSASHYLDRLLVPLKPGRVALYFGENDIASDGLKAQTTLGHLRDLRDRISRALPQADVFVLAIKPSPARWIYRHEFDLFNQTARDWCNGREHTTWLDPNAGLIGENGLPMFRYYLPDLVHLNAAGYAVWSEALRKKLGLLN, from the coding sequence ATGTACGACTTCCCAGCCAATATCGGCACCAGCCGTCACGAAAACGATATCATTGCCGTTCTGGCCCGCATTCAGCGCATCGGCCTTCCAGACAATCCGATCGCCTTTTATGGCTCATCCTCGTTTCGAATCTGGAGCTCCATCACCGAGGATCTCGGCTCGCTGGAGATCGTCAATCTGGGATTTGGCGGTGGCACTTACCTCTCTGCCAGCCACTACCTCGACCGGCTCCTGGTTCCCTTGAAGCCAGGTAGAGTGGCGCTTTATTTCGGCGAAAACGATATTGCCAGCGACGGCCTCAAGGCGCAGACGACGCTTGGGCACCTGCGGGATTTGCGCGATCGCATCTCTCGAGCGCTACCGCAGGCGGACGTCTTTGTTCTGGCGATCAAGCCCAGTCCGGCGCGCTGGATATACCGCCACGAATTCGATCTTTTCAACCAGACGGCGCGCGACTGGTGCAACGGCCGCGAACACACGACATGGCTTGATCCGAACGCCGGCCTCATTGGTGAAAATGGCCTGCCGATGTTCCGTTATTATTTACCCGATCTGGTTCACCTGAATGCGGCAGGCTACGCGGTCTGGTCGGAAGCACTTAGAAAAAAGTTGGGTCTGTTGAACTGA
- a CDS encoding ABC transporter ATP-binding protein translates to MVETSSSKTPTQGCEVVIDAVSKTFGNHAVLKDISLTIRPGEFFTLLGPSGCGKTTLLRAIAGFHPIDGGKILFNGRNVTSLAAWDRNIGFVFQNYALWPNQTVFDNVAYGLKLRKVPKNEVAERVRAALAQVELHGVEKRYPAEMSGGMQQRIALARALVINPPLLLMDEPMSNLDARLRVALRHELRSLQKRLGLTAIYVTHDQEEALEMSDRIAVMQNGIVQQLADPETIYSRPANRFVAEFVGSANFLEGEFDEAGFQMADGSRLPIIGSGHRGKGTLVVRPEQVMTRENGSALVNATVKDRRFMGKAWTQSLRLENGATISVETRHALDLDSRVGVDFETITFLPSGV, encoded by the coding sequence GTGGTTGAAACCTCATCTTCCAAAACTCCAACCCAAGGCTGCGAGGTCGTCATCGACGCCGTCTCCAAGACCTTTGGCAATCATGCAGTTCTGAAAGACATCAGCCTCACGATCAGGCCCGGCGAATTCTTCACGCTGCTAGGGCCGTCCGGTTGCGGCAAGACGACACTTTTGCGCGCCATTGCAGGCTTCCACCCAATCGATGGCGGAAAAATCCTGTTCAACGGGCGGAACGTGACCTCGCTCGCCGCCTGGGACAGAAATATCGGCTTCGTCTTTCAGAACTATGCGCTATGGCCAAACCAGACCGTGTTCGACAATGTCGCTTACGGGCTCAAACTGCGTAAGGTTCCGAAGAACGAAGTTGCTGAAAGGGTTCGGGCCGCACTGGCCCAGGTCGAGCTTCACGGCGTCGAGAAGCGCTATCCCGCAGAAATGAGTGGGGGTATGCAGCAGCGCATAGCGCTGGCGCGTGCACTCGTCATCAACCCGCCGCTGCTTCTCATGGACGAGCCCATGTCCAACCTTGATGCGCGTCTTCGCGTGGCTCTTCGCCATGAACTGCGCAGTCTGCAGAAGAGACTCGGTCTGACAGCAATCTATGTGACGCATGATCAGGAAGAAGCCCTCGAAATGTCGGACCGGATCGCCGTGATGCAGAATGGAATCGTGCAGCAGCTTGCAGATCCCGAAACAATTTATTCGCGACCGGCGAACCGCTTCGTTGCCGAGTTCGTCGGTAGCGCAAACTTTCTGGAGGGTGAATTTGATGAGGCCGGCTTCCAGATGGCTGACGGATCGCGACTTCCTATCATAGGAAGTGGCCACCGCGGTAAAGGCACACTTGTCGTACGTCCCGAACAGGTAATGACCCGCGAAAACGGCAGCGCTCTCGTCAATGCAACGGTGAAAGATCGCCGCTTCATGGGCAAGGCCTGGACGCAGAGCCTTCGACTTGAGAACGGTGCGACCATCTCGGTGGAAACACGACACGCACTCGATCTCGACTCTCGCGTCGGTGTGGATTTCGAGACGATAACTTTTCTACCCTCGGGAGTATGA
- a CDS encoding ABC transporter permease yields MKVLRDNWLIFSIVALVLCGLTIVVPQVRLMAASLLEEGGRFTLLHNKDGLQFVPEMTARYSVAKLSDGVAITLSSTDSLTVDVQDDRTLRLSSQEPISVGKDEAGLLELDLGSARFTLSQQAPRGLFATTSPAPLDINAQSLNTVLLSHAANAYITFENKSLSLSAVHYTDFFTRSETLSATVNSLLIALTSTGLAALIGVSLAYLIARYRVAGSTAIVFLVTMASVSPPFLGAYAWRLLLGRNGVLTNYLGLDVSIVGLHGVIWVITWLVFPIIFLLSHSSFQSLDAGHIEAAESLGAKPPRVRMTVEIPLALPGIITGLYLATMAALSDFGTPRIIGLDVNALPVLIYTSFLSEAGRNPALAATGSIVLITISSLFLMAQQIYLARRGFAVVSSRALERKPLSPLAHVTVLGAVIIALLMAFTPHLTVLVSSFMEWRVGLPRANFTLENYATMWRTGMGPAWVTLSLGIAGTLAATAIGLGIAYVIIRKRYRIIAPVLSLTVMMPYVIPGTVLGIGLIMMFNKAPLQLTGTWFILLLAYLIRNLPFTVKASEAALRRVHPALEEAAISLGARPFRVFFTITAPLVLAGAVTGATLTFLHIVTELSSTIVLYRPPWKPMTAVIFENTLVDADFGVSAAQTILLMLIIYIPLYFIVRYGQIRGNSGG; encoded by the coding sequence ATGAAGGTGCTGCGCGACAATTGGCTGATATTTTCAATCGTCGCGCTCGTGCTCTGCGGCCTGACGATTGTTGTCCCGCAGGTTCGCCTCATGGCCGCCTCCCTCCTGGAGGAGGGCGGCCGTTTTACTCTTCTGCATAATAAAGACGGCTTGCAATTCGTCCCGGAAATGACCGCCCGATACAGCGTTGCTAAACTTTCTGACGGCGTTGCGATAACGCTGAGTTCGACTGACAGTCTGACTGTAGACGTCCAGGATGACCGAACGCTGCGCCTCTCTTCGCAAGAGCCGATTTCGGTTGGTAAGGACGAGGCAGGTTTACTTGAACTCGATCTGGGCTCGGCTCGGTTCACGCTTTCGCAGCAGGCGCCCCGGGGGCTATTCGCGACAACTTCACCAGCGCCTTTAGATATCAACGCGCAGTCGCTCAACACTGTCCTGCTCTCACATGCCGCGAACGCCTACATCACCTTCGAAAACAAATCGCTGTCGCTCTCTGCTGTCCACTATACCGACTTCTTTACACGCTCGGAAACCCTTTCCGCCACGGTAAACAGCCTGCTGATCGCGTTGACGTCCACCGGACTTGCCGCTTTGATCGGCGTATCGCTGGCTTATCTTATCGCACGTTACCGGGTCGCGGGCAGCACTGCTATCGTCTTTCTTGTCACTATGGCTTCCGTGTCTCCACCATTTCTGGGGGCGTACGCCTGGCGCTTGCTCCTGGGACGAAACGGCGTTCTGACCAACTATCTCGGCCTCGATGTCTCGATTGTCGGCTTGCATGGCGTCATTTGGGTCATCACCTGGCTGGTCTTTCCAATCATCTTTCTGCTCAGTCACAGCTCGTTTCAGAGTTTGGACGCTGGCCATATCGAGGCAGCGGAAAGCCTTGGTGCCAAGCCGCCTCGTGTGCGCATGACGGTCGAAATTCCGCTGGCACTCCCCGGCATCATCACCGGTCTCTATCTGGCAACGATGGCAGCCCTGTCTGACTTCGGAACGCCGCGCATCATTGGCCTCGATGTCAACGCACTGCCGGTTCTGATCTATACGTCCTTCCTGAGTGAGGCAGGACGCAATCCGGCGCTTGCGGCCACAGGATCGATTGTGCTCATCACCATCTCGAGCCTGTTCCTCATGGCGCAGCAAATCTATTTGGCGCGACGCGGTTTTGCCGTGGTGTCGTCGCGGGCGCTGGAACGCAAGCCGCTATCGCCTCTTGCTCATGTCACAGTGCTTGGCGCGGTCATCATTGCCCTTCTCATGGCATTCACGCCCCACCTGACGGTGCTGGTTTCCAGCTTCATGGAATGGCGGGTCGGCCTACCCAGGGCGAACTTTACGCTGGAAAACTACGCCACTATGTGGCGCACCGGCATGGGGCCGGCTTGGGTGACCTTGTCGCTTGGTATTGCCGGAACGCTGGCGGCAACAGCAATCGGGTTGGGGATTGCATATGTGATTATACGCAAGCGCTACCGGATCATCGCCCCCGTTCTCAGCCTCACTGTCATGATGCCCTACGTCATTCCCGGCACGGTGCTCGGTATCGGTCTCATCATGATGTTCAACAAGGCGCCGCTGCAACTGACCGGCACCTGGTTCATCCTTCTCCTTGCCTATCTCATTCGTAACCTGCCTTTTACGGTGAAGGCGTCAGAGGCGGCCCTGAGGCGCGTTCACCCGGCTCTCGAAGAGGCCGCAATCAGTCTTGGAGCGCGTCCATTCAGGGTGTTCTTCACCATAACGGCACCTCTTGTTCTGGCGGGTGCGGTAACCGGTGCAACGCTCACCTTCCTTCACATCGTCACGGAGCTGTCGTCTACCATCGTTCTCTATCGTCCGCCGTGGAAGCCGATGACAGCCGTGATCTTCGAGAACACGCTTGTCGATGCCGATTTCGGTGTCTCCGCAGCACAGACCATCCTGCTGATGCTGATCATTTACATCCCTCTCTATTTCATTGTCCGCTACGGCCAAATTCGAGGAAATTCCGGTGGTTGA
- a CDS encoding inositol monophosphatase family protein, protein MADLSLDELMQLALSAALAGGAELKTHFGAMSRDSVQRKALGDYASKADLAAEEAIAAVLARAGDRYGFVGEETGTRMPDARRRWVVDPLDGTSNFIWGIPYFAVSIALCDDEGEILGVVLDPLRDEMFTAVRGQGARMNGKELTRLEEKKPEESIISLSMPIHGQLKSMDRSSFFRALDTITNETAGIRRLGSAALDLAYVGAGRLNGYFEDGLSHYDYAAGKIIAQEAGALVTSLSGGVVKDGGSLLAGTSSIHQWLQSKFQQGETPS, encoded by the coding sequence ATGGCGGACCTGTCGCTTGACGAACTGATGCAGCTTGCATTGTCCGCCGCACTTGCCGGAGGCGCTGAACTGAAGACGCATTTCGGCGCCATGTCCCGCGATAGTGTTCAACGAAAAGCTTTGGGTGATTATGCGTCCAAGGCCGATCTTGCTGCCGAGGAGGCTATTGCCGCAGTTCTGGCAAGGGCAGGTGATCGCTACGGTTTCGTGGGTGAAGAAACCGGTACGCGCATGCCAGACGCACGACGCCGCTGGGTGGTAGACCCGCTCGACGGAACCAGCAACTTCATCTGGGGCATTCCCTATTTTGCTGTCAGCATCGCTCTTTGCGACGACGAGGGCGAAATACTGGGCGTCGTCCTTGACCCATTGCGGGATGAGATGTTCACGGCAGTTCGAGGGCAGGGTGCCCGGATGAACGGTAAGGAACTGACACGGTTGGAAGAGAAAAAGCCCGAAGAATCCATCATATCTCTATCTATGCCGATCCACGGACAGTTGAAGTCGATGGACCGCAGTAGTTTCTTCCGGGCCCTGGATACCATCACCAACGAGACGGCAGGCATCCGCAGACTTGGCTCGGCCGCACTTGATCTCGCATATGTTGGCGCGGGCAGGCTAAATGGCTATTTCGAAGACGGCCTCAGCCATTACGACTACGCGGCTGGAAAGATCATTGCCCAGGAAGCCGGAGCGCTTGTTACCTCGCTTAGCGGCGGTGTTGTAAAGGACGGCGGTTCACTGTTGGCGGGAACGTCATCCATACATCAGTGGCTCCAATCCAAGTTTCAGCAAGGGGAGACTCCAAGCTGA
- a CDS encoding DUF4112 domain-containing protein, whose amino-acid sequence MTARTWNAHGTSDDFVDGAERLRRLRRLSGIARMMDTAIRIPGTGIRFGADSIMGLLPLIGDGAGAIVGLYIVNEARRLGVPQEKLARMVGNIAMDALVGSVPVFGDLFDIYFKSHRRNVDMIIQHFGIHGDELRRKRK is encoded by the coding sequence ATGACAGCGAGAACGTGGAACGCCCACGGCACATCGGACGACTTCGTGGATGGTGCTGAGCGGCTCCGCCGTCTGCGGCGGCTGTCGGGCATCGCTCGTATGATGGACACAGCGATCCGCATTCCTGGCACGGGAATCCGTTTTGGTGCAGATTCCATCATGGGTTTGCTGCCACTGATTGGTGATGGTGCGGGTGCTATTGTCGGCCTCTATATCGTCAATGAAGCGCGCCGCCTTGGTGTGCCGCAGGAAAAGCTTGCGCGAATGGTTGGCAACATTGCCATGGATGCTCTTGTGGGCAGTGTTCCTGTCTTCGGTGATCTGTTTGATATTTATTTCAAATCGCACCGCCGTAATGTCGATATGATCATCCAGCACTTTGGCATCCATGGCGACGAGTTGCGGCGGAAGCGCAAATAA
- a CDS encoding mandelate racemase/muconate lactonizing enzyme family protein, whose translation MNSPVASVEVFTLTQPRKVPYLGALREGEVVNPNGYIVRKGNRTVYPTFDRSVLVRMTTEAGVVGWGETYGIVAPGAVAALINDLLAGFVIGRDASNPSAIYDDLYDMMRVRGYTGGFYVDALAALDIALWDIAGQEAGKSVRDLLGGGVDTFPAYVSGLPEKTLKARGELAKYWQDRGFNAFKFATPVADDGPAAEMANLRKVLGPDAKIAADMHWNQTPERALELIAEMQPFDPWFAEAPVWTEDIAGLEKVSKNTEVPIAVGEEWRTHWDMRARVERCRIAIVQPEMGHKGITNFIRIGALASEHGIDVIPHATVGAGIFLAASLQASSTLPTLKGHEFQHSIFEPNRHLLEGDMDCREGRYHLPSGPGLGVRPSEAALGLIERI comes from the coding sequence ATGAACAGCCCCGTCGCAAGCGTCGAAGTCTTCACGCTGACCCAGCCGCGCAAGGTGCCTTATCTCGGCGCCTTGCGTGAAGGTGAGGTGGTCAATCCCAACGGCTATATCGTACGCAAGGGAAATCGTACGGTCTACCCGACCTTCGACCGCAGCGTGCTGGTGCGCATGACGACCGAGGCCGGTGTTGTTGGTTGGGGTGAGACCTATGGTATCGTCGCCCCCGGTGCGGTCGCCGCTCTCATCAACGATCTTCTCGCCGGTTTCGTGATCGGCCGCGATGCTTCGAACCCTTCGGCGATCTATGACGACCTTTACGACATGATGCGGGTGCGCGGTTATACCGGCGGCTTCTACGTGGATGCGCTCGCCGCGCTCGATATTGCGCTATGGGATATTGCCGGACAGGAAGCCGGCAAGTCCGTTCGCGACTTGCTCGGCGGCGGCGTGGATACGTTTCCGGCCTATGTTTCAGGCCTGCCTGAAAAGACGCTCAAGGCCCGCGGGGAATTGGCGAAATACTGGCAGGACCGCGGTTTCAACGCCTTCAAGTTCGCAACGCCGGTGGCAGACGATGGCCCGGCGGCCGAAATGGCGAATCTCCGGAAGGTGCTTGGACCCGATGCAAAGATTGCCGCCGACATGCACTGGAACCAAACGCCGGAACGGGCGCTGGAACTGATTGCCGAAATGCAGCCCTTCGACCCTTGGTTCGCAGAGGCTCCGGTCTGGACGGAGGACATTGCCGGTCTGGAGAAGGTTTCGAAGAATACCGAAGTGCCGATTGCAGTTGGTGAGGAATGGCGCACCCATTGGGATATGCGCGCCCGCGTCGAGCGCTGCCGCATTGCGATCGTGCAGCCGGAAATGGGCCATAAGGGTATCACCAATTTCATCCGTATCGGTGCTCTTGCTTCCGAGCACGGCATCGATGTCATCCCGCACGCCACCGTTGGCGCCGGCATATTTCTTGCCGCCAGCCTGCAGGCGTCGTCGACATTGCCAACGCTCAAAGGTCACGAATTCCAGCATTCGATCTTCGAGCCGAACCGTCACCTGCTGGAAGGCGACATGGATTGCCGGGAGGGCAGGTATCACCTGCCGTCCGGACCCGGACTTGGGGTAAGGCCGTCGGAGGCGGCACTCGGTCTGATTGAACGTATCTGA
- a CDS encoding dihydrodipicolinate synthase family protein: MVAGLKGILPVLPTPFLADGGIDEAGMKRLVVFALDKGVDGVVFPGFASEVETLNAAERAALLKIVVDVVAGRVPVVAGASAADWRDVVEHGRAASALGIRHLMVQVPKSVGTDAPALIEFLGRIVEALPEVEIILQNAPAPRGSDLSPQAIVEIVRALPQVTYVKEETLPAGPAISHIVAHAPSTLKGVIGGGGARYILDEYARGATAAMPALEIAEEHVAIDRALVAGRQEEARRIYVRTLPLLVLQAVYRMRLTKYVLARRGVIEGVGVRAPTPELDAAAIADIDANLVELGLVAVEAA; the protein is encoded by the coding sequence ATGGTGGCTGGCCTTAAGGGGATTTTGCCTGTTCTGCCTACGCCGTTTCTGGCTGATGGCGGCATTGACGAAGCGGGTATGAAGCGACTGGTGGTCTTTGCGCTCGACAAGGGCGTCGATGGTGTCGTGTTTCCCGGTTTCGCCAGCGAGGTGGAGACTTTGAACGCCGCCGAGCGTGCGGCGTTGCTGAAAATTGTCGTGGATGTGGTGGCTGGGCGGGTGCCGGTCGTGGCCGGGGCAAGTGCGGCCGACTGGCGTGACGTGGTTGAGCACGGGCGGGCGGCATCGGCGCTTGGCATCCGCCACCTGATGGTGCAGGTGCCCAAGTCGGTCGGCACGGATGCGCCGGCGCTGATCGAATTCCTCGGCAGGATCGTCGAGGCGTTGCCCGAAGTTGAAATCATTCTGCAGAATGCACCTGCGCCGCGCGGCTCCGACCTTTCGCCGCAGGCGATCGTGGAGATCGTGCGGGCGTTGCCGCAGGTGACCTATGTCAAGGAAGAGACGCTTCCTGCCGGCCCGGCTATCAGCCACATCGTCGCCCATGCGCCTTCGACACTGAAGGGCGTCATCGGCGGGGGCGGCGCGCGCTACATTCTCGACGAATATGCCCGAGGTGCTACGGCCGCAATGCCGGCGCTGGAGATCGCCGAGGAACATGTTGCCATCGATCGGGCGCTTGTTGCCGGGCGGCAGGAGGAGGCTCGTCGGATTTATGTGCGCACCCTGCCTCTTCTGGTGCTGCAGGCGGTCTATCGCATGCGGCTGACCAAATATGTGCTGGCCCGTCGCGGCGTGATCGAAGGGGTCGGTGTGCGTGCGCCGACACCCGAGCTTGATGCGGCGGCCATTGCCGATATCGACGCCAATCTGGTTGAACTAGGCCTCGTTGCCGTGGAGGCCGCATGA
- a CDS encoding 2-dehydro-3-deoxygalactonokinase has translation MAAPATSIIVDWGTTSLRATLVGEGGEELDHLETANGISSLGKGEHEAALMDALAPWFSSHGALPVAALGMITSRNGWVEVAYVPCPAGPAELAAGTVRRSLPNGSDLVFLPGLTDPARQPFPDVMRGEETQIVGHGLGEDATLIIPGTHSKWARVTAGRIDGFQTFVTGEIFNLLINHSFIARGSTQPPVDDHEAYRWGLTEAKRSAAMLSLLFSARTGGLAGRLSPDQLRSYVRGLVIGQEFRQAREAGWYAEGDEAAIVGNDGLNDLYLVAADVFGLKTSMGADDALTKGALTILRQALL, from the coding sequence ATGGCAGCACCGGCGACATCGATCATCGTTGATTGGGGAACGACATCACTGAGGGCAACGCTCGTTGGTGAAGGCGGCGAAGAACTCGATCATCTGGAAACCGCCAACGGTATTTCGAGCCTTGGTAAGGGTGAGCACGAGGCGGCGCTGATGGATGCACTCGCACCCTGGTTCTCAAGCCATGGTGCCTTGCCCGTCGCCGCACTCGGAATGATCACCAGCCGCAACGGCTGGGTCGAGGTCGCTTATGTGCCGTGCCCGGCAGGCCCGGCGGAACTTGCCGCCGGCACGGTGCGCAGGTCGCTGCCGAACGGGTCCGATCTCGTCTTCCTGCCCGGTCTGACCGACCCCGCCCGCCAGCCCTTCCCGGACGTGATGCGCGGCGAAGAAACCCAGATCGTCGGCCACGGCCTTGGCGAAGACGCCACCTTGATCATCCCTGGAACACACAGCAAATGGGCGCGGGTGACGGCGGGAAGGATCGATGGCTTCCAGACATTCGTCACCGGTGAAATCTTCAACCTGCTTATCAATCACTCCTTCATCGCGCGCGGTTCCACGCAGCCGCCGGTCGATGATCACGAGGCCTATCGCTGGGGTCTGACAGAGGCAAAACGATCCGCCGCCATGCTGTCGCTGCTGTTTTCGGCGCGAACCGGCGGGCTTGCGGGCCGGCTTTCGCCGGATCAGTTGCGATCCTATGTGCGAGGACTGGTCATCGGGCAGGAGTTTCGGCAAGCCCGCGAGGCCGGATGGTATGCGGAAGGAGACGAGGCAGCTATCGTCGGCAATGACGGGCTGAACGATCTCTATCTGGTTGCCGCCGATGTGTTCGGGCTCAAGACATCCATGGGTGCGGATGACGCCCTCACAAAAGGCGCTCTGACTATCCTGCGGCAAGCGCTTTTATAA
- a CDS encoding AI-2E family transporter, which translates to MAVSHQGPLANTRLSGRTILILIGVAVILHVGQEIFVPLALALLLTFTLAPIVSFLRKHSVPKIAAVILAVASAFMAIALFSFVVATQVTNLAENIPTYQRNIVTKVQALSQAGSGNGVLEHLSKVVERVGAELQTRAVESQDEQSTAPTMREPMPVEIVTRSHPVETLGNFILPLISPFATAGLVIVLVIFMLIEREDLRDRFIRLVGLGDLHRTTAALQDAGKRVGKYLLMQLVVNALYAFPITIGLWVLGIPNAILWGLLTLVLRFVPYIGPVIGMVLPLFLALAISPGWSLVAWVAALFIVTELISNNVVEPWLYGSHTGLSPMAIIISAIFWSWLWGPLGLMLSTPLTVCLVVLGRYVPEFSFLDVLLGNEPVLQPQEKLYQRLLSGDPNEATDNAEEFLEEEYLIDYYEKVGLPALILGEADRQRGVMTEAQITLLASSAHALIENLAEIASEEENEGMSEDEQTSAPETKETIALPDGKGRSILSLGGRGAMDDAASAMLSQVLLVQGAQIRQADYTRIEGRDLKALVADDIDTVVVTFLNENSKSHARQIVRRLKRVRPSLRVGILLPMGEGGREAPIDPQDISADFVAASLTQAVVSALSDTGPVVLKSPVRKVARQRRVPPVAA; encoded by the coding sequence ATGGCCGTTTCTCATCAAGGTCCGCTGGCTAACACCAGGCTTTCTGGACGAACGATTCTCATTCTGATTGGCGTCGCGGTCATCCTGCACGTGGGTCAGGAAATCTTCGTGCCATTAGCCTTGGCTCTCCTCCTGACATTCACTCTGGCACCTATTGTCTCCTTTCTCCGAAAACACTCTGTGCCCAAGATTGCCGCCGTTATTTTGGCGGTCGCCTCAGCCTTCATGGCAATTGCGCTGTTCAGTTTCGTCGTCGCCACGCAGGTGACAAATCTTGCCGAAAACATCCCGACATATCAGCGCAATATCGTCACCAAGGTTCAGGCGCTCAGCCAGGCAGGATCAGGCAATGGTGTGCTCGAACATCTGAGCAAGGTTGTCGAGCGTGTCGGCGCCGAGTTGCAGACACGCGCCGTCGAAAGTCAGGACGAGCAGTCGACCGCACCAACCATGCGAGAGCCGATGCCCGTTGAGATCGTCACGCGATCCCATCCGGTCGAAACACTTGGCAATTTCATTCTTCCGCTTATCAGCCCGTTTGCAACGGCAGGTTTGGTCATCGTTCTTGTGATTTTCATGTTGATCGAGCGTGAGGACCTTCGCGACAGGTTTATCAGACTGGTTGGACTTGGTGACCTGCATCGCACGACGGCAGCGCTGCAGGACGCTGGAAAACGGGTTGGGAAATACCTTCTGATGCAATTGGTGGTAAATGCACTTTACGCCTTTCCCATCACCATTGGGCTTTGGGTGCTTGGCATTCCGAACGCGATCCTGTGGGGTCTGCTGACGCTGGTTCTGCGTTTCGTGCCCTATATTGGTCCCGTTATCGGAATGGTATTGCCGCTGTTCCTCGCCCTTGCAATCTCTCCCGGCTGGTCGTTGGTCGCGTGGGTCGCGGCACTTTTCATCGTCACCGAACTGATCAGCAATAACGTCGTTGAACCTTGGCTCTATGGTAGCCACACCGGCTTGTCTCCAATGGCGATCATCATCTCCGCAATCTTCTGGTCCTGGCTTTGGGGACCGCTGGGGTTAATGCTGTCGACACCTCTCACGGTGTGTCTGGTCGTTCTTGGCAGATATGTCCCCGAGTTTAGTTTTCTGGATGTTCTGCTCGGAAATGAACCAGTCCTCCAACCGCAGGAAAAGCTCTACCAGCGGCTGCTCTCCGGCGACCCCAACGAAGCGACTGACAACGCCGAAGAGTTTCTCGAAGAGGAATATCTCATCGACTACTACGAAAAAGTTGGTCTTCCTGCCTTGATCCTGGGCGAAGCGGACCGCCAGCGCGGCGTGATGACAGAGGCTCAGATCACGCTTCTTGCCTCCAGCGCCCATGCCCTCATTGAAAATCTTGCAGAGATTGCGAGCGAAGAGGAAAACGAGGGAATGTCGGAAGACGAACAGACTTCAGCGCCAGAGACCAAAGAAACAATCGCGCTACCGGACGGTAAAGGCAGATCCATTCTATCCCTGGGAGGCCGAGGGGCCATGGACGACGCAGCGTCTGCGATGTTATCGCAAGTTCTCTTGGTTCAGGGTGCGCAGATCAGACAAGCAGACTATACAAGGATTGAAGGACGAGATCTAAAGGCTCTGGTGGCTGACGATATCGACACCGTTGTCGTTACGTTTCTCAATGAGAACTCGAAATCGCACGCACGACAGATCGTGCGTCGTTTGAAGCGTGTAAGACCTTCTCTTCGTGTCGGCATATTGTTGCCGATGGGAGAAGGCGGGCGCGAAGCGCCAATCGACCCACAAGACATAAGCGCCGACTTCGTTGCCGCTTCGCTGACGCAGGCCGTCGTGTCAGCCCTGAGCGACACAGGCCCTGTGGTCTTGAAAAGCCCCGTGAGAAAAGTGGCGCGCCAGCGCCGAGTGCCGCCGGTGGCTGCCTGA